The Streptomyces vinaceus genome contains the following window.
TGTGGGGCGGCCTCACCGAAGACGAGCGTGAAGAGCTGATGGGACGCGCACGCCATCGCCTGATCCCCGCGTCGAGCACGATCGGACCCCTGCCGCCGCACTGACCCGAAGTTCGCCGAAACGTACGAAGGAACGTTTCTTCAGGCTGCACGCGGACCGGGACCGGCCCGCAACGTCACGCGGTTGGCCGTACCGCCGTACGGTCAGCGCGTGGCGGCCCGCGCGGCGGCCCGCTCCAGTTCGGCCAGGGTCGCCGCCACGGCGGGTACGCGCGCGAGGTCGGGCAGGGTCAGCGCCACGACCTCCCGCTCCACCGCGGGCTCCACGGCCACCGCGCTCACGCCCTTGGCCCGGACGGACTCCACCGCCAGTTCGGGCAGTACGGCGACGCCCAGACCGGCGCCCACCAGGCCGACCACGGCCGGGTAGTCGTCGGTCGCGAAGTCGATGCGCGGGGTGAACCCCGCCCCCTCGCACACCTCCACCAGATGGCGGCGGCAGCGCGGGCAGCCGGCGATCCAGGGCTCGTCGGCCAGTTCGGCCATGCCCACCCGCTCGGCCCCCGCCAGCCGGTGCCCGTCCGGCACCAGCCCGACCAGGCGGTCCGTGAGCAGCGGCCGCACCACGAGGTCCTCCCACTCGCCCCCGTCGGCCGGGCCGGCCGCCGCGGGCGGCACCGAGCCGTACCGGAAGGCCAGCGCCAGATCGCAGTCGCCCTCGCGCAGCATCTCCACCGACCGCGGCGGCTCCGCCTCGACCAGCGAGATCCGGGTACCGGGGTGCTCGGCGCGCATCGCGGCCAGCGCGGTCGGCACCAGGGTGGAGCTGCCGCTGGGGAAGGACACCAGCCGGACCCGGCCCGCGCGCAGCCCGGCGATGGCGGCGACCTCCTCCTCGGCGGCGGTCAGCCCGGCGAGGATCCCGGCGGCGTGCCGGACCAGGGCCGTACCGGCCTGGGTCAGCCGCATCTCGCGGCCGGCGCGGACGAGCAGCGGGGTGCCGGCCGACTGCTCCAGCGCCTTCATCTGCTGGGAGACGGCCGGCTGGGTGCAGCCGAGCTCCCGGGCGGCGGCGGAGAAGGACCCGGTGCCGGCGACGGCGCGCAGTACCCGGAGATGACGTGCCTCGATCATCCTTCGAGCATAAGCCCACCTTTGGGCGCAGCGTGAATATGCTCGTGCTCCTTTGAGCGAGCTCGGCTACCGTGACTCCATGCCCCCCTCTACTTCCGGCGCCCCCGGCGCCCCCTCGGCCCCCCTGCGCGTCGTCTCGGTGAACCTCGGCCGGGCGGCGGTCGTCGACCACACCGACGCGAAGGGCGGGCTGACCGGCATCGGCAAGAAGCCCGTCCCCGGCCCGGTCCACGTGTCCGCCCCCGGGCCCAAGGGCGTCGGCGCCAGCGGCCTCACCGGGGACGCCGTCTGCGACCTGCGCCACCACGGCGGGGACCACCAGGCCGTCTACGCCTACGCGCGCGAGGACCTCGACTGGTGGGAGGGCGAGCTGGACCGCGAACTGCCGCCCGGGCTCTTCGGCGAGAACCTCACCACCTCCGGCATGGACCTGACGGGCGCACGGCTCGGCGAGCGCTGGCGGGTCGGCTCGGGCGGGCTCGTCCTCGAAGTGGCCTCGGCCCGGATCCCGTGCCGCACCTTCCAGGGCGCCCTCGGCGAGCGGGGCTGGGTCAAGCGCTTCACGGCGGCCGCGCGGCCGGGCGCGTACCTGCGCGTGGTCCAGGAGGGCCCCGTCTCCCCCGGGGACCGCGTGGAGGTCGTGCACCGGCCGGACCACGACGTGACGGTGGAGCTCTGGTTCCGCGCGTTCACCACCGACCGGTCGCTGCTCCCGCGCACGCGGGAGGCGGGCGCGGCGATGGCCCCGCAGTGGCACGAGATGGCCCTGGCCCACGCGGAGAAGTACGGGCAGTAGGGCGGGAGCAGGGGGTTTTCGTAGCCGGAAGTAGCGGTTCCGCAGCGGGAAGCGACGGTGCGCGGCGCCGGTGATCACGAAGGGGTACCGCCCGGCGGGCTCCTCTTGAGCTGTCGCCGGAGGCGGCTAGGTTGCGCCTATGACGACTGCGTTGATTACGGGATCCACGGCGGGCATCGGCTCCGCGTTCGCCCGGCGGCTCGCCGCCCAGGGGCACAACCTCGTACTGGTGGCCAGGGATACGAAGCGCCTCGGCGAGCAGGCCACCGAGCTGCACGACCGGCACGGCATCGAGGCCGAGGTACTGACCGCCGACCTGTCCACCGACGAGGGCATCGCCGCCGTGGAGCGCCGCCTGGGCGACCGTACGCACCCGGTGGACCTGCTGGTCAACAACGCGGGCTTCGGCAACAAGGGCCGCTACCTCGAAGTCTCCATGGCCGACGAGCTCACCATGCTCAAGGTGCACGTCGAGGCGGTCCTGCGGCTGACCTCGGCGGCCACCGAGTCGATGCGCTCGCGGGGCCGGGGCGGCGTCGTCAACGTGGCCTCGGTGGCGGCGTTCGTACCGCGCGGGACGTACGGGGCGAGCAAGGCCTGGGTCGTGCAGTTCACGCAGGGCGCGGCGCGGGACCTGTCCGG
Protein-coding sequences here:
- a CDS encoding LysR family transcriptional regulator, producing MIEARHLRVLRAVAGTGSFSAAARELGCTQPAVSQQMKALEQSAGTPLLVRAGREMRLTQAGTALVRHAAGILAGLTAAEEEVAAIAGLRAGRVRLVSFPSGSSTLVPTALAAMRAEHPGTRISLVEAEPPRSVEMLREGDCDLALAFRYGSVPPAAAGPADGGEWEDLVVRPLLTDRLVGLVPDGHRLAGAERVGMAELADEPWIAGCPRCRRHLVEVCEGAGFTPRIDFATDDYPAVVGLVGAGLGVAVLPELAVESVRAKGVSAVAVEPAVEREVVALTLPDLARVPAVAATLAELERAAARAATR
- a CDS encoding SDR family NAD(P)-dependent oxidoreductase, giving the protein MTTALITGSTAGIGSAFARRLAAQGHNLVLVARDTKRLGEQATELHDRHGIEAEVLTADLSTDEGIAAVERRLGDRTHPVDLLVNNAGFGNKGRYLEVSMADELTMLKVHVEAVLRLTSAATESMRSRGRGGVVNVASVAAFVPRGTYGASKAWVVQFTQGAARDLSGSGVRLMALCPGFVRTEFHQRAGMGTDNIPNWMWLDADKLVAAALDDLARGKTVSVPDPRYKALMGLVKLTPRGLLGGVSSRTGRKYGPQ
- a CDS encoding MOSC domain-containing protein, translating into MRVVSVNLGRAAVVDHTDAKGGLTGIGKKPVPGPVHVSAPGPKGVGASGLTGDAVCDLRHHGGDHQAVYAYAREDLDWWEGELDRELPPGLFGENLTTSGMDLTGARLGERWRVGSGGLVLEVASARIPCRTFQGALGERGWVKRFTAAARPGAYLRVVQEGPVSPGDRVEVVHRPDHDVTVELWFRAFTTDRSLLPRTREAGAAMAPQWHEMALAHAEKYGQ